The following DNA comes from Arthrobacter sp. SLBN-83.
GTTGCACCGTCGGCGAGCCTCCGGCTGGGGGCCGGACTCTTTCCAGAGTTGCCTAACCATGGCGGTGTGGGGCCTGAGAGATTCCTGGGGAGGATTTGCTCCTACGGCGCTCCCGGCTCAGAAGGTCCGGGTAGCTCTCCCGCCATGCGTCAAGGGCGGTATTCGGTTGTGACGTGCATAACACATCCTATAGGAAAAGGTAAGGCAACATACCTTTTTTCGGGGGATGAAGCGGTGGGCATCGAGGGAATCAGGTCGCGCTCAGAAAATCTCACCAAGTTCGGGCAGCAGCAGTAGGCCTTCCTCGACTCGCTTCCCCATCTTCGAGGCGTACGGTCCTTTTCGCACCCCGGATTTGGGCCGCGAAAAGGAATTTGCGCAGCGGAACCGCATGTGCGCATCGAAAGCCGAGGTGCGGGCCGGCACCTGGCGCGCGCCGCCGTCGTACTTTTGTCCTGCCCGCGCCCAAGGAATCTGGTGCCCTTTGCTCCGCAGCGATGAATAATACGGAGTGCTGGGAACAGCGGAAGGGCAGCGGCTGCGGCCGGCTGCTACGACGGCGGCCGAAGGAACGGGACATGACGAGGTCACACCGGAGCGTACGGCATCAGCCCGAAACGAGCGTGGAGCTGAACCCGCTGTTCAGCCGGCCCGGGGAGGCCACCATCTTTCCTCGCTTCACCATCCCGGACGGGGAGTCCCTGCCGGCCACCGCCTACCAGGTGGTCCACGACGAGGTGATGCTGGACGGCAACTCCCGCCTGAACCTGGCCACGTTCGTTGGGACGTGGATGGAAAAGGAAGCCTCCCAGCTGTACGCGGAAACGTTCGACAAGAACATGATCGACAAGGACGAATACCCGCAGACAGCGCTGATCGAGACCCGGTGCTGGCGGATGCTTGCGGACCTGTGGAATGCTCCGGATCCTGCCGCGGCCATCGGCACCTCCACTGTCGGGTCCTCCGAAGCGTGCATGCTTGGCGGCCTGGCCCTCAAACGCCGGTGGCAGCACCGGCGTCGTGCGGCCGGCAAGCCCACGGACTCACCCAACCTTGTCCTCAGCTCCGCCGTGCAGGTGTGCTGGGAAAAGTTCTGCAACTACTGGGACGTGGAAGCCCGCTACGTGCCCGTTTCCGCCGAACACCCCACGCTGGACGGCCATGACCTGGAACGGTATGTGGATGAGAACACCATTGGCGTGGTGGCCATCATGGGCGTCACCTACACCGGCGCCTACGAACCTGTGGAGCTGATCTCCGCCGCACTTGACCGCATCCAGGCGGACACCGGCCTGGACGTCCCCATCCACGTGGACGGCGCGTCCGGGGCCATGGTGGCGCCGTTCCTGAATCCGGAGCTGGTGTGGGATTTCCGGCTCCCCAGGGTGGCCTCCATCAACACGTCGGGCCACAAGTACGGGCTGGTGTATCCGGGCCTGGGCTGGGTGGTGTGGCGGGACAAAGATGCCCTGCCCGAGGACCTGGTGTTCCACGTCAGCTACCTTGGCGGGGACATGCCCACCTTCGCCCTGAACTTCTCCCGGCCCGGCGCGCAGGTTCTGCTGCAGTACTATCTCTTCCTCCGGCTGGGCTTCGCCGGCTACAAGTCCGTGCAGGCAAGTTCGCGCGAGGTTGCCCTGTACCTCTCGCACGAAATCGGGGCCATGGACGCCTTCACCCTGTGGAGCGACGGGGCCGATATCCCGGTCTTCGCCTGGCAACTCGCGGACGGCCATACCAAGAACTGGAACCTGCACCACCTCTCCGAACGCCTCCGCATGAACGGGTGGCTGGTCCCGGCCTACCCGCTGCCGGAAGGGCTCGCCGACATCACGGTGCAGCGGATCGTGGTCCGCAACGGATTCACCCGCGACCTGGCCGCCAGCTTCCTGACCGACTTCAAGAAGGAAGTGGCCTACCTGGATTCCCTGACGGCGCCCATGCCCGACGGGCAACAGAAAGAAGCGTTCCACCACTAACGCGCTTTGTAAGGAGTGCCACGTGTGCCGACTGTTCGGGCTGCACGCCGGGTCCCGGCCCGTCCGCGCCACCTTCTGGCTGCTGGACGCCCCGGACAGCCTGTCCGAGCAGAGCAGGAGGGAGCCCGACGGCGCGGGGATCGGAAGCTTTGATGCCGACGGCGGCGCGCGGGTCAGCAAACGGCCGCTCGCCGCATGGGAGGACCACGCCTTTGCCCGCGAAGCGCGGCAGTTGCTGAGCACCACCTTCCTGGCCCACGTCCGCTATGCCAGCACCGGGGCGCACACCATGGTGAACACGCACCCGTTCGAACAGGACGGCCGACTGTTCGCCCACAACGGCGCGTTCCACGGCCTGGACCGGCTCGATGCCCGTCTTGGTGAGCTTGGCGTGACGGGTCTGGTGCAGGGCCAGACCGACAGTGAACGCCTCTTCGCCCTGATTACGGCCGAGACCCGCAGGGCCACCGGGGACGTGGCGGAAGGCATTGCCAGGGCGGTGGGGTGGATCGCCGCCGAGCTGCCCGTCCTGGCCCTGAACATCATCGTGACGACGGCGACCGACCTCTGGGCGCTCCGCTACCCGGCAACCCACCCGTTGTACATCCTGGAAAGGGACCCGGCAGCCGAGCCCGCTCCGGCAGCACCGCTGGACGCGCGAAGCCACCGGATCCGTTCGCGAAGCACGGAACTGTCGGCCGTGCGCTCGGTTCTCTTTGCCACCGAACCGATGAACCACAACCCCGGCTGGCGTCCCCTGTCTCCGGGGGAGCTGGTGCACGTTGGCCCGGACCTGGCGGTGGCCTGCACCTTTCCGTTCCCGGACCAACCTGCGTACCCGCTCACGCTCGCCGACCTGGAACCGTCCGCGGCGGCGTCGCAAATGTCCTGACGGGGGTTTAGGTGTTGGGGGCTGCAGCCTTCTTCGCCAGTGCTTCAGCCATCTTCTGGACCTTTGTGCCGTAGCCGCCGTTGACCGCGGTGTCCTTGATCTTGTTGGCCTGGGCGTCCAGGTCAGCCGGGGCGGCGTTCTTGAGCGCCGTCAGGTCGGCCTGGAGGTTTGCGGGGAGCTTGGCGAACAGCTTCGGGTGGCCAATGAGCTGGTCTGCCACCTGCTGGAGCCCGGCACCCGGGTTGCCCGAGCTGAACGCGGTGCGCAGCTCCTGGCGCAGGCCGGCCAGGCTGGTGGCAGCCTTCTCCGCCGCGTCGGCGCGCTTCTGGATCTCGGCGCCGTACCCGCCGGACAGGGCAGTGGTCTTAATCTTGTAGGCGTCCTTCACCCGGTCGGCCGCAGGGGCGTCCTTGAGGGTGGTCACGTCCGCCTGGAGCGCGGCGGGGAGCTTTGCGAAAATCTGCTGGTGGTTCACCAGGGCGGTGGCTGCCTTTGCCGCGCGGTCCCCGGCTGCCTGCGGGCTGTCCGCCTTCAGGCTGAGGAACGCCTCCAGGCCTCCCGAGCCCTTTGGCGTGTGGGCCTTGGCGGTGGCAGCGGGGGAGGCAGTTGAAGTGGGGGTTGACGTGGGGGATGCGGACGCGGCACCGACGCCGGCAGCGGCCATGGCACCGGCGGCCAGGACTGCTGCCGCCCCAACTCCGATGCGGGCTTTAATAGACGGAATTGATGGCTTCACCACGTTGTGTCCTTCCAACCTTGCGCGTGCACGCCGGACTCAGTAACCGGCATTGGTTCACTGTAGGAGGGAAGACTGGGGAAAAGCTGAAAAACGCCTTGGTCCTTACCTCTGTCAGGGGCGCGGATTATGCTCGGACAATGGCGCATGTTTTTCTGACGAAGCCCCTTGTGGGCGGTAAACAGGGGGTTTGGCAGCGGCGCATGTGGATGTGGATCGCTGCCGCCGGACTGGATGTGTACATTCTGGGTTTCGTCATCGGACTGCAGCCGTCCGGGCCGCTCTGCGGCAGCCCCTTGGTTCCGAACAGCCGGGCAGCTGAACTGCTCGACCAGCAGCAGGGCGGCGGCGGGGCGGCGGCCGCCTGCTACCGCAGCATTGATGCAGATTCCGTCCCCGTGTGGGCCCTGCTTGCGCTGGGAATTTGTCTTGTCATCGCCGGAGTGGCGGCGCGAATAGTCACCATCCGGCGGTCCGCTGCCTGAGCACTATCCGGCGGTCCGCTGCCTGAGCTGGCGTTGAATGGGACCGGGCCGCCTGCAGCAGTGCCGGGGCATCTGCAAGGATGGGTTGGTGGCTCACCCGGGCGCGCTGATCCTGCCGAAAGGTCCCGCATGGACATCGTTGAAGTGATTTTGTATGACCACCACGAGCAGCGGCGGCGGTTCGCGCTGCTCGACGAAATGCATGGGTGCGAACCCTCAGACCTGGAACCCGTGTGGAAACAGCTCCGCATCCTGCTGGAGGTACATGCCAAGGCAGAAGAGGAACTGTTCTACCCGGCGTTGATGGAATTGGGGACGGGGGCGGGCGGAAAGGATTCTGCCGGGGATGAAACCGAGGACGCGATTCACGACCACAACGAGATCCGGGACGCCATCGGTGAAGTTACCCGCCACCCGGCCGGCACGCCACAGTGGTGGGACGCGATTGCAAAGCTGAATGAAGCAAACGGCGACCACATGGCAGAAGAAGAACGTGAAGGCCTGACCGACTTCCGGCAGCACGCCTCGCTGGAACTGCGCCACCGGCTTGGACTGTCATTCAGCATTTTCGAGTCAGCCCACGCCGCAGGCATCGAACCCCATGACATCGACCCCGACGAGTACGTCCACGAGCACGAATAGGGCCGGCTGCACCCAGTCGCGGCGCGGTTAGAGCCGGTCACCCTGCAGCTGTTCAGCTGCAGGGTGACCGGCTTTGTCCGTCCGGGCGCCGAACCGGCGGCGGTTTTCCTTACCGGTTTGGCTTACTGTTCGGGGTCGGAACTTTGGAGCCGGCGCCTGACGAAGATGGCCGTCACCACCAGCGCGAGGACCAGGACCGCGGCAATGCCGCCCACCAGGGCCCACGGCACCTGGCCGGACTGTGTGGCTGCCTGGGCGGGCGCCGCCGTCGTGGGCGCCGCACTGCTTGCGACGGCACTGCCTGCACTGCCCCCGGCGTTCGCACTGTTCGCGGTGAAGGTGAAGGTTCCCTCGATGGGGTGCCCGTCCGAGGAGACCACCCGCCACACCACGGTGTACTTGCCGGCCGGCGCTCCTGCCTTGACCGCCTGGGTGACGTGGTTGTCCACGATCTCCACCGCACCGTCCGCCTGGTCAGTGCCCGTGGAGTCTTCCACCCGCACGATCGAATTGATGGCGATGGGGGTATGGTCGAACGTCAGGCCGATCTTGGCTGGAACACTCTGCACCGTGGCGCCGTTGGCCGGATCGCTGGATTCGAGGGCGTCGTGGGCTTGGGCCGCAGCCGCGGGAAGCACCAGGAACGCTGCC
Coding sequences within:
- a CDS encoding glutamate decarboxylase; its protein translation is MTRSHRSVRHQPETSVELNPLFSRPGEATIFPRFTIPDGESLPATAYQVVHDEVMLDGNSRLNLATFVGTWMEKEASQLYAETFDKNMIDKDEYPQTALIETRCWRMLADLWNAPDPAAAIGTSTVGSSEACMLGGLALKRRWQHRRRAAGKPTDSPNLVLSSAVQVCWEKFCNYWDVEARYVPVSAEHPTLDGHDLERYVDENTIGVVAIMGVTYTGAYEPVELISAALDRIQADTGLDVPIHVDGASGAMVAPFLNPELVWDFRLPRVASINTSGHKYGLVYPGLGWVVWRDKDALPEDLVFHVSYLGGDMPTFALNFSRPGAQVLLQYYLFLRLGFAGYKSVQASSREVALYLSHEIGAMDAFTLWSDGADIPVFAWQLADGHTKNWNLHHLSERLRMNGWLVPAYPLPEGLADITVQRIVVRNGFTRDLAASFLTDFKKEVAYLDSLTAPMPDGQQKEAFHH
- a CDS encoding class II glutamine amidotransferase encodes the protein MCRLFGLHAGSRPVRATFWLLDAPDSLSEQSRREPDGAGIGSFDADGGARVSKRPLAAWEDHAFAREARQLLSTTFLAHVRYASTGAHTMVNTHPFEQDGRLFAHNGAFHGLDRLDARLGELGVTGLVQGQTDSERLFALITAETRRATGDVAEGIARAVGWIAAELPVLALNIIVTTATDLWALRYPATHPLYILERDPAAEPAPAAPLDARSHRIRSRSTELSAVRSVLFATEPMNHNPGWRPLSPGELVHVGPDLAVACTFPFPDQPAYPLTLADLEPSAAASQMS
- a CDS encoding hemerythrin domain-containing protein, producing MDIVEVILYDHHEQRRRFALLDEMHGCEPSDLEPVWKQLRILLEVHAKAEEELFYPALMELGTGAGGKDSAGDETEDAIHDHNEIRDAIGEVTRHPAGTPQWWDAIAKLNEANGDHMAEEEREGLTDFRQHASLELRHRLGLSFSIFESAHAAGIEPHDIDPDEYVHEHE
- a CDS encoding copper resistance CopC family protein, coding for MKAESNNRRSWPGRLLLTLATAAFLVLPAAAAQAHDALESSDPANGATVQSVPAKIGLTFDHTPIAINSIVRVEDSTGTDQADGAVEIVDNHVTQAVKAGAPAGKYTVVWRVVSSDGHPIEGTFTFTANSANAGGSAGSAVASSAAPTTAAPAQAATQSGQVPWALVGGIAAVLVLALVVTAIFVRRRLQSSDPEQ